The sequence below is a genomic window from Sorangiineae bacterium MSr12523.
GATTCTGAAAATTCGACAAGAACCCCGTTACCTCGAATCTATTTCGAGATTTATCGGCAAAGCGCGCGCCCGCTTCGTAATTGATGCTGCGCTCCGAATCGAGTTGCAAGTCTTCCCCCTTGGGGCTGATCGAACTCGTGACCCGCGGTGGCGCGAAGCCCACGTGCAGGCCCCCAAAGGCGTGCGCCTGCCGGGAGCCGTAAATCATCCCAATCCCGGGCACCACCGCCGTCGTGCGGCTGTCGCCCTGCACGTCGCGATCGGTGCTCTGACGCGTGGTCCTTCGCGTGAACGCGGCATGTTCGACCCGAATCCCCGGCGTGACCAAAAGATCGTCGCGAAAGGCCAGCCGATCTTGCAGGTACGCGGCCAGCGCCCCCGTCGAGTGAAACTCCTCCAGCATCAGCGCCCCGGCCTCCGAGGTGGGAAACTCGCCCGCGCGCTGCTGGTAATGCGCCCGCTCGAACAGCAGGCGCGCGCCCACATCGAACGTGTGCGCCACGGGCCCGGTGCGAACGCGGTGCTCGAGCCTCGGCTCGACGCCGGCCACATCGTAGCTCCGATCCAAAATCGTATTCGTCCGTTTGAAATAAATGGCGCCGCCCGGCACCGTCACATCGCCCACGATATGGTCGTAGGCCACCCCGGCCTGCGGCGAGCGCGCATAATCCTGCCGCCGCCAAAGGCGCGACGTGGTGTACGCGTACACCAATGTTTTCAACTTCGTATCTTTGGAGAACCGCTGCTCGTGGGTCAAAGATACATCGTAACGACGTAAACCGAGATGGTCATACGGCGCCAATGTCGTGCGCCGCGGATCCATCTGGAACATCGCCCGGGTGAGCCCCACATCGTCCGAGTCGGCGCGATCGTCGTGCAAACCGATTTTCAAAGTGGCCTGTCCATTCGGCGATGTTTGAAATATCACCTTGCCGAAGACGTCTACCGACTTGAAGGCTTGGGCGCGCAACCCATCTCCCTCTTTATAGAAGCCCTGGACGATGTACCGGGTCGGGCCCATGGAGTCGCCCCAGCTCAGCATGCCGCGGCGATAACCGAAGCTGCCGCCCTCGGCGTCCACCACCGCGTGCGGCTTGTCGGGCGGCATCGCCGTGAGAAAGTTGATGACCCCGCCCACGGTCTGCGGCCCGAAGAGGATGCTGCCACTGCCTTTGACCACCTCCATCCCGCGCATGCGCTCGATGGGTGGCGAATAATAGAGATCGGGCTCTGCATACGGATTGATGGCGACGGGAATCCCATCTTCGAGAATCAATACGCGCCGGCTCCGCCCGGGATCCAGACCGCGCAACCCGATGTCGAGGCGCAGTCCGCCGCCGTAGTCCTGCCGTGCGGTCAGACCAGGAACACGCTGCAGCATCTCCGCCACGTCGTACGGCTGCGCGCGATCGAGGTCGGTCTGCGTCACCAAATGACCGGAGCCAGGGATCTTTTGCAGCGAATCGGCTTTGTCGCCAATGACCCGCACCTCCGGCACATCGTCCTTCTTCGGTTGGGCGCTTTGTGCCAGGGCGGCTGTCGGTACGAGCAGCGCGCACCCAAAATAAAACGCGCGTCTCACGGTACCTTGCAGACATGCATGTTGTTGCACCCAGGTGAGGGGACGGGGCAGTCCCCATCGCTTTTGCACGACTTGCTGCAATGAGGCCCTTTGGCGTTGAAAGGAAAGCAGAGGCCCGTTTCGCATTGTTCGTTCACGTCGCACGGTTGCAGAAATGGCAACTTGGCGCCTGCTTCGTGTCCGGCGTCGGTTTCTAGGCCCCCATCTCCCACGCCGCCGTCGAGCTCGAGTCCGGGAATGGCGCCACTGCAATCGCAGGCGCCATAATCATTCTCGGTATCGAGGCACGCCGCCAAACCGCTTCGGTCCTTGCCGCAGGCGCATGCGCGGTATTCGCCTCGGTAGCAGGTGCGCTCATCGTGGCTCGTGCACGAGGCGCACGCGAACCACGAGAACCACGAGACAAGCGCTCCCGCCGCCCACGCCATCGCATCGATCCGTCGCATATCTCGTATTGTTACTTCAAAAAGCGCGCCTCATCATCTGGACGCCTTCTTGCTTCGAGCGCGGCCATGAAAAAACGAATTCTCTCTGCGCTGATCATGGCCGTTTGTCTCCTGGCCTGCAGCAGCACCGACGATGGAGCCTCCACCTCCGCGCCCGTCAACGCGGGTGGCGACGCGTTTGGACAATCGTGCACGCAAGCAGGGGATCCGGGCGATTGCCCCGCCACCTATGTTTGCCATGACTTCCCAAGGAAGGGCGGTTTGCGCTGCACGCGCAACTGCACCACGGCCACCCAAGAAACCGATTGTCCGCAAACCAAGAAATGCGGCGGCAACAATCTGTGCTCGGTGCCCTGAGCCATCGCCGACTCACTGGATCTCCCAGGCTCCATCCGTGTGAATTACGGATGCGTTCACCTGGGGGCTCGAGGAACCAGGATCTGGATCTTGTTACATCGATGTTCCACGGATTCGCGCGACGGCTGGCTCCTGGGGAGGTCGCGCAAGATTACACACAGCGACGAATGCCTACGAATTTGCGTGACACACGCCGTGTAACAACCGTGGTACATCCCGTGCAAACGCCACGAATCATGGATCGGAATACCGTGATCTGGGCTTGTGCAGCGAGTGCTTTGGCACTCGCAGGCTGCGGCAAGCGATCGAGCTTCACGGTGACCAAACCGAAGCCGATCGCCGTCGCAGCGGGCGCCGATGCGCCAACGGCCGAAACGCCGCCGGCCACGCAGCATGGCTCGCGCAAAATGCAAAACGTCGATATTCCCGTTTGGGTCGACGGAAAGCAAATGGCCGTCCTTCGTTACGGCGAATTGCCCTCTACGGTGAAACCTCACACATCGCCCGAGCACCCCAAAGGTGGGGCGCGGTTTTACCGATTGGACGAATACCTCAAAGAGATTGGCATTCCCGTCGAGCGCATTCGATCCGTTCACGTATTGGGCAATCAGAACCGCGTGGCCAGCATCGAGGGCGACGAACTGCGAGCGGACAAGGGCCGCTTCATTTTCGACTTTCTCGGCGAAACCACGGGCAATGCCAAAACGCGTTGGGCGACCACCGGGCTCAAAAACCTGAGCGTCGTTCATGAAATTCGCTCCGTCTCCGTTTACGTCGACAAGCCGAGCCCCGCGATCGACCCGCGGTACAGTTGCCATTTGAGCGCGGGGGTGAAACTCGATGGCGCCGACCGCAGGCCGGCCGACGAAGTGTGCGCCGCAGATGATCCGTATTCGACCGGCGAGCGCGCCAAGGGAACGCGCGTATACATCGATGGCCGCCTCGCGGGGTACGTCAAACGACGGCAGATCCCCGAGTCGATGGTCGTCGGCAACAACGAGGCGGGCGAACATACATTTTCCCTGACGAAATTCATGACGTCGCTCGGTGCGGACGTCGCTTCGGCACGGGCCATCGAGCTCGTGTCGGGCGACGACGTCATCGCCCGCACCGGCGGCGCCGCTTGGATGAAACACGAGAAAGAGCTCGTCTTTACCTTGCCGAAACACCAACACGGGCGCGTGAGCGTTCACGTTCCCGCCGAGGTGCAGGCCAAAGCCGTCGAGGGAGATGACCCCGTTACGGCGCACGATACGACGGTAACTGCGGTGCATATTCACAAGAACACGCCTGCAAGTGCGCACGAGTTATTGCCCATTGTCGATGAATCCCCGGAGCCACAAGACGGCACCGTGGCGGCGCGCGAATCGCGTCGAGACGATCGCGAAAACTGACGCGGCCCGCCCGGACGGCGGGTCGCGAATACAAAATACCGGAATCCCGCATTGGGGTGCAGATCGATCTGCGAGGAGGCTGAAATGTCGTTCAAGAGCTCACGGGTTGGTGCAGGCGTCGTATTCGCATTGGCGGCAGGTGCCGCAGGAACCGCAGCAGCCGATCAACCGGCTCCCGCCGTTCTTTTGCGACCGGCCACGATGCTCATCAAAGAATCGCCGAATGGCCCGGCGAACAAGCCGGTCGGAAAGCAGACCGGCGCCGGCGTCATGGACACGAGCGCCGCGGCCGACGCCAATGGCAACATTTTCATGACCTGGACCAACTCCGTGAACAGCGACGGCCGGCCCGGCGTGCAAGGCTCGTTCGCCCTGGCCCAGCTCACCGAAAGCGGCCTTCAGGTGACCAAGCAGCCGACCGACCTGCCCGCACTGAATGGCGAGCGCACGTACATGCGGCCGGTCGCCGCCCTGGGCGAGAACTTCATGATCAGCATTTTCGCCTCCGAGGACAACGGCGTGGTGCCGACGAACCCGCAGGCGGTGGCCTGGGTGTTCGACCGCAAAGGCAACATGCTGAACATCACCAACAAAGGCCGCGTCATCCCCGGCGACAAAGGCGGCGAAAAGCCGGCCAACCTCATTCAGCTCTCCGGCAAGAACGACGCGCAGCAGTATGGCCCGCACAGCGTTTGCCCGCTCGGCAAGAACGCCGACGGTGGCGAGTCCTTCCTGGTGGGCGTGCAGCGCCAGAACCAGAATGCGTATGCGATGCGCGTCGACGTCAAGATGCAGGAGGACGGCGCCGCCAAGGTCACGGTGCCCGTCTTCAAGCGCATCGTGGAGGACGCGCAGCATTGCCGCCCGCAAGTGGAATGCGAGCCGCCCGGCGCCACGGTGGGCCGCCGCACGCGCGTCATCACCTCGGTCGAGGCCAATAGCCAACCCGCGGACATCGGAGTGCGTGCCGTGCTCTTCGATCCGGACAAGGGAGAGGCCGTGGCCAGCACGCTCATTGCCAAGTCGGATCGGCGGGCCAACCGCTACGCCGTGCAACCGTCGGTGGCGTTCATCAGCGATGACGTGGTGGCCATCCAGTGGCAGCAAAGCGCCAATGCACGAAAGAACCGGGTGAAGGGCAACGGCCACACCGGCGGCGAGAACCTGTCGATGCTGACGACCTTGAAGGTGCCGGCGGCCGGCGGCGAGTTCCAGAAGCTCGATGAAAAGGAGCGCGTTGCACCGTACCAGCGTCACGCACACGCCTTCGGATCGCTCTACGGTGGCGGGGCGGGGCAGCCCGCGGTGGCGGTGATGGCCGGCTCGTCGACCGGCACGGGCAAGGGCCTGATGCAGACGATTCCCATCGACCCGGCGACCGGGAAAATCGGGGCCATCGACCCCGCGAAGTTGTCCGAGGTCTCCATCATGTCCGACGTGGCGAACCTTCCTGCCCGCGGCAAGCGCAACCCGCAGGATCAGGGCGCGGGCTTCATCAACGGCATTGGCGGATTGAAAAATCCGGGCTTCGGAAAGCCCAATGGCTTCATGCCGGAGGTTGCCACCTTCACCGTGGCCGCCGTTCCCGGTTTGAAGGACATGACCGCGTCCAATCGCGATAGCTTGTTCCTTTCGCTGGTGCCGACGACCTGGTCGCCCACGTTGAAGGTGGTCTCCGGGCCCGTCACCCTGACCAAGGACATTCAGAATGGGCCTTCGCCCACGGTGGCGGTTCCGCCCTCGAGCGTGGACAACCCCGGTACGCCCGAGCCGGATCCCTTCGGCAATGGCACCGACGAAAACGGCGGCGACTTGAACGCCGGTGCGGGCGGTTGCTCGGTGGGTGCCACCACGACGATGCCCGCGGGATTCGGAGCGCTCGCCCTCGGCATGGTGGGTGCGCTGTTGGTCATCCGCCGCCGGAAGGAGTCGTGAGATGACCACGAAACACTTGGTTTGGATTTCGGCGTTGGCGGCCGCCGTACTCGCCGCCGCATGCTCGCAAGGTCCGCAGGGCAGCCTCGAGATCCCCAGCGGCGATGGCGACGGAAACGGCAATGGAAACGGCAACGGCGGCGGAAATGGCGCCGGCGCCGGGGGTGGTAATGGCGGCGGCGGTGGAGGAGGTGGAGGCGGCATCCCGAACCAGCCGCCCCCGCCCCCGAGCGGACCGGGAAGCATCGAGTCGCTCGGCCACAAGGCCTTCAACGCCAACGTGTACCCGAAGATTGGCCGTTGCGTGGAGTGCCACGCGAACGGCACCGCGGGTGCGCCGAAGTTCCTGACCACGGACGCGAACACCTCGTACCAGGGGCTCGATGCGCGCGGACTCATCGTGCCCAATAGCCTCTTTCTCACCAAGGGGTCGCACGCCTCCGGAGCGGCCCCCGCGCTCGATGCGACCCAGGCCCAGGCCATCCAAGAGTGGCTCACCCAAGAGGCCACGGATCGCGGCGGTCAGCAGGCGCCGGAGAACATCCTCGAGAAAATGGGCGGCTGCCTGGACGAGTCGAAGTTCAACGCCATCGGCTTTCAAAACCTGGTCACCACCCGGCGGCGGGGCGAGAACGCGAACAACTGCACCGGTTGCGATCAGGCCAAATGCCGCACCTGCCACACGGGCGGGGACGGCGGCTTCTACATGGCGGCGGGCAGCAACCTGGACAAATCGACGTTCCAGGAGACCAAGTCGGTGAAGTACATCGTCAAGTACCTCGGCTTGAACGGGACCGAGCCCGTGGCGTCGAACGCGATCCAAGCCAAGGCGGATGCCACGGCCAAGGACAAGCCGTACTCGCACCCGCTGTTCACGCTCAAGCCGGAGATGAAGACGGCGCTCGATGCGTTCGTGAACGACGCCATCGCGAAGTACAAGGCGGGCAGCTGCGGGCAGGCAACCCCAGGCCCCGCGGAC
It includes:
- a CDS encoding TonB-dependent receptor, producing MRRAFYFGCALLVPTAALAQSAQPKKDDVPEVRVIGDKADSLQKIPGSGHLVTQTDLDRAQPYDVAEMLQRVPGLTARQDYGGGLRLDIGLRGLDPGRSRRVLILEDGIPVAINPYAEPDLYYSPPIERMRGMEVVKGSGSILFGPQTVGGVINFLTAMPPDKPHAVVDAEGGSFGYRRGMLSWGDSMGPTRYIVQGFYKEGDGLRAQAFKSVDVFGKVIFQTSPNGQATLKIGLHDDRADSDDVGLTRAMFQMDPRRTTLAPYDHLGLRRYDVSLTHEQRFSKDTKLKTLVYAYTTSRLWRRQDYARSPQAGVAYDHIVGDVTVPGGAIYFKRTNTILDRSYDVAGVEPRLEHRVRTGPVAHTFDVGARLLFERAHYQQRAGEFPTSEAGALMLEEFHSTGALAAYLQDRLAFRDDLLVTPGIRVEHAAFTRRTTRQSTDRDVQGDSRTTAVVPGIGMIYGSRQAHAFGGLHVGFAPPRVTSSISPKGEDLQLDSERSINYEAGARFADKSRNRFEVTGFLSNFQNQLISSSEGGVTELINGGTTRHLGVEAVGSLAMGKTMKLPIELDLGARYTLARATFVGGAYDGNYLPYAPLHTFSANLDVGYAGVMAEAAYNYVDGMYTDPANTVPEDITGRTGRIPGAHRVDFAVRYKHVATGLSVRFLVKNALDDVHIIARRPEGIFAGGFRQFILGIRWDYDGTRPTDE